In Luteitalea sp. TBR-22, one genomic interval encodes:
- a CDS encoding thiamine pyrophosphate-dependent enzyme → MKTVAEHPTSSTLAPEHTHARETLLRAYRLMVLSRRIDDKEIQLKNQSQIFFQISGAGHEAILVAAGLALRPGVDWAYPYYRDRAFCLALGVTPLEMLLQGVGAKDDPSSGGRQMPSHWGHTRWNIVSGSSPTGTQCLQAIGCAEATRLLTELPGVPDGERPAPDAVTYVSVGDGTTSEGEFWESLNTASNARLPIVYLIEDNGYAISVPVEVQTPGGDISRLVEGFPHLKVFRVDGTDLLASLRVMEEAVAYARSGEGPAFVHAKVIRPYSHSLSDDERLYKTAAERAREATRDPITCAAEHLLAEALATREDLDALHAEVDREVNAATDVALAAAKPARDTAGLYVFSPDVDPTDDTWVTEPHADGKPDTMVAAINRTLHDEMRANPRIVVFGEDVADASRAAALAEVSGKGGVFKVTHGLQREFGGQRVFNSPLAEANIVGRATGMATRGLKPVVEIQFFDYIWPAFMQIRDELTMLRYRSNNTFKAPVVIRSPIGGYLRGGAPYHSQSGESIFAHCPGIHIAFPSNAVDAAGLLRTAIRCDDPVLFLEHKHLYRQTYNKGVYPGPDYTIPFGRAAVRRHGTDVTVVTWGALVQRSLLAAQQAEKDGISVRVIDLRTIMPCDWETIGTAVRETNRLIVAHEDTLTSGFGAEIAAHVAEHFFEHLDAPVLRVAAMDTPVAYCPDLEEEILPQSADVLAAIRKLAAY, encoded by the coding sequence ATGAAGACCGTGGCGGAGCATCCCACCTCGTCGACACTGGCCCCGGAACACACGCATGCGCGCGAGACACTGCTGCGTGCGTACCGGCTCATGGTGCTGTCGCGCCGGATCGACGACAAGGAGATCCAGCTCAAGAACCAGAGCCAGATCTTCTTCCAGATCAGCGGCGCGGGCCACGAGGCCATCCTCGTGGCGGCCGGGCTCGCGCTCCGTCCCGGCGTGGACTGGGCGTATCCCTACTACCGCGATCGCGCCTTCTGCCTCGCCCTCGGCGTGACGCCGCTCGAGATGCTGCTGCAGGGCGTCGGCGCCAAGGACGATCCCTCGTCGGGCGGCCGGCAGATGCCGTCGCACTGGGGACACACGCGCTGGAACATCGTCTCGGGGTCGAGCCCGACGGGCACGCAGTGCCTGCAGGCCATCGGCTGCGCCGAGGCGACGCGACTGCTCACCGAACTGCCCGGCGTCCCGGACGGTGAACGGCCCGCGCCCGACGCGGTGACGTACGTGTCGGTCGGCGATGGCACGACGAGCGAGGGCGAATTCTGGGAGTCGCTCAACACGGCCAGCAACGCGCGGCTGCCGATCGTCTACCTGATCGAGGACAACGGCTACGCGATCTCGGTGCCGGTCGAGGTGCAGACCCCGGGCGGCGACATCTCCCGCCTGGTCGAGGGCTTCCCCCACCTCAAGGTCTTCCGCGTCGATGGCACCGACCTGCTCGCCAGCCTGCGGGTGATGGAGGAGGCGGTGGCCTACGCGCGCAGCGGCGAGGGCCCGGCCTTCGTGCACGCGAAGGTGATCCGCCCGTACTCGCACTCGCTGTCCGACGACGAGCGGCTGTACAAGACGGCGGCGGAACGAGCCCGCGAGGCGACGCGCGACCCGATCACGTGCGCCGCAGAGCACCTGCTGGCCGAGGCCCTGGCGACGCGCGAGGACCTCGATGCGCTGCACGCCGAGGTCGATCGCGAGGTCAACGCGGCCACCGACGTGGCGCTCGCGGCCGCCAAGCCGGCGCGCGACACGGCGGGCCTCTACGTGTTCTCGCCCGACGTCGACCCCACCGACGACACGTGGGTGACCGAGCCGCACGCCGACGGCAAGCCCGACACGATGGTGGCCGCCATCAACCGGACACTCCACGACGAGATGCGCGCCAACCCGCGCATCGTCGTGTTCGGCGAGGACGTGGCCGACGCGAGCCGCGCCGCCGCCCTGGCGGAGGTGTCGGGCAAGGGCGGCGTGTTCAAGGTGACGCACGGCCTGCAGCGCGAGTTCGGCGGGCAGCGCGTGTTCAATTCGCCCCTCGCTGAAGCCAACATCGTCGGCCGCGCCACCGGCATGGCGACGCGCGGGCTGAAGCCGGTCGTGGAGATCCAGTTCTTCGACTACATCTGGCCCGCCTTCATGCAGATTCGTGACGAGCTCACGATGCTGCGCTACCGGTCCAACAACACGTTCAAGGCGCCGGTGGTGATCCGCTCGCCGATCGGCGGCTACCTGCGCGGCGGCGCGCCGTACCACAGCCAGTCGGGCGAGAGCATCTTCGCGCACTGCCCGGGCATCCACATCGCGTTCCCGAGCAACGCGGTCGACGCGGCCGGCCTGCTGCGCACCGCCATCCGCTGCGACGACCCGGTGCTGTTCCTCGAGCACAAGCACCTGTACCGGCAGACGTACAACAAGGGCGTCTACCCTGGGCCCGACTACACCATCCCGTTCGGCCGCGCGGCCGTGCGGCGCCACGGGACCGACGTCACGGTGGTGACGTGGGGCGCACTCGTGCAGCGCAGCCTGCTGGCGGCGCAGCAGGCCGAGAAGGACGGCATCAGCGTCCGCGTCATCGACCTGCGCACGATCATGCCGTGCGACTGGGAGACGATCGGGACGGCGGTCCGCGAGACCAACCGCCTGATCGTCGCGCACGAGGACACGCTCACGTCGGGCTTCGGCGCCGAGATCGCCGCGCACGTGGCGGAGCACTTCTTCGAGCACCTCGACGCGCCGGTGCTGCGCGTGGCGGCCATGGACACGCCGGTGGCCTACTGCCCCGACCTCGAGGAAGAGATCCTCCCGCAGTCGGCCGATGTCCTTGCCGCGATCCGCAAGCTCGCCGCGTACTGA
- a CDS encoding cupin domain-containing protein: MALYRWDEIALEKVTEMVSRKVVRGEREMLTQVYLKKGALVPLHAHDEEQMTYVLQGALQFLVGGEDVRVEEGEVLHIPSGVAHQAVALDDTFVLGVFSPVRAQG; this comes from the coding sequence ATGGCCCTCTATCGCTGGGACGAGATCGCGCTGGAGAAGGTGACCGAGATGGTGTCGCGCAAGGTGGTGCGCGGCGAGCGTGAGATGTTGACGCAGGTCTACCTGAAGAAGGGCGCGCTGGTGCCGCTGCACGCGCACGACGAGGAACAGATGACGTACGTGCTCCAGGGCGCGCTCCAGTTCCTGGTCGGCGGCGAGGACGTCAGGGTCGAGGAGGGCGAAGTGCTGCACATCCCGAGCGGCGTGGCACACCAGGCCGTGGCCCTCGACGACACGTTCGTGCTCGGCGTCTTCAGCCCGGTCCGCGCTCAGGGCTGA
- a CDS encoding MFS transporter: MPDPVTTSSAVDRRPLGVVSSAHFMVDAYSNMYAPLLPLLMPRLGMSLQAAGTLMMVFQGAASLSQLGFGRLADRGHARALLIAGPLVSALVLSLIGLVQQQAVLALVLVVGGLGVAAFHPPGAMVAHTAGRVRPGTAMAVFVTSGSIGFALSPLIVANAAGRYGLPATTWFLFPGLACALLFARLVPALPLAPPHAHGGGLAALRPQARNLFLLYVLVVMRTVVSLSFATFVPVLLTRQGMSVGAAGTAMALYLFMSSVGGFWGGRLADAFGPRRVIMLSFVLAAPFLLAAPQLRGWGFAGLLALGGLFLQSTLPVNVSFGQALAPHSAATVSSLMMGVAWGTGGMLVPVTGSVADALGLPTTLTLLGALPLLAAALATRLPAAPPLPIHVEPVEVNVAAVDPAADEE; this comes from the coding sequence ATGCCTGACCCGGTAACGACGAGTTCGGCCGTCGATCGGCGGCCGCTGGGGGTGGTGTCGTCGGCGCACTTCATGGTCGACGCGTACTCCAACATGTACGCGCCGCTGCTGCCGTTGCTGATGCCGCGCCTGGGCATGAGCCTGCAGGCCGCCGGCACGCTCATGATGGTGTTCCAGGGAGCCGCGTCGCTGTCGCAACTCGGCTTCGGGCGCCTCGCCGACCGCGGCCATGCGCGGGCGCTGCTCATTGCGGGCCCACTGGTGAGCGCGCTGGTGCTCAGCCTCATCGGGCTGGTGCAGCAGCAGGCCGTGCTGGCACTGGTGCTGGTGGTGGGCGGCCTCGGCGTGGCGGCGTTCCATCCGCCGGGCGCGATGGTCGCGCACACGGCGGGGCGCGTCCGGCCGGGCACCGCGATGGCCGTCTTCGTGACGAGCGGGTCGATCGGCTTCGCGCTGTCGCCGCTCATCGTCGCCAACGCCGCGGGGCGCTACGGCCTGCCGGCCACCACGTGGTTCCTGTTCCCCGGCCTGGCGTGCGCGCTGCTGTTCGCGCGACTGGTGCCGGCGCTGCCGCTCGCTCCCCCGCACGCGCATGGCGGCGGCCTGGCGGCGCTGCGGCCGCAGGCTCGCAACCTGTTCCTGCTCTACGTGCTCGTGGTGATGCGCACGGTGGTGTCGCTGTCGTTTGCCACCTTCGTGCCGGTGCTGCTCACGCGGCAGGGGATGTCGGTGGGCGCGGCGGGCACCGCGATGGCGCTGTACCTGTTCATGTCGAGCGTCGGCGGCTTCTGGGGTGGTCGCCTTGCCGATGCATTCGGCCCGCGGCGCGTGATCATGCTGTCGTTCGTGCTGGCGGCGCCGTTCCTGCTGGCGGCGCCGCAGTTGCGCGGATGGGGCTTCGCGGGCCTGCTCGCGCTCGGCGGCCTGTTCCTGCAGTCCACGCTGCCGGTCAACGTCAGCTTCGGCCAGGCGCTCGCGCCCCACAGCGCCGCGACGGTGTCCTCGCTGATGATGGGCGTCGCGTGGGGGACAGGCGGCATGCTGGTGCCGGTGACCGGCAGCGTGGCCGACGCGCTGGGCCTGCCGACCACCCTCACGCTGCTCGGCGCGCTGCCGCTGCTGGCCGCTGCCCTGGCGACCCGCCTGCCGGCCGCCCCGCCGCTGCCTATTCACGTCGAGCCGGTCGAGGTGAACGTCGCGGCGGTGGATCCGGCGGCCGACGAGGAGTAG
- a CDS encoding cupredoxin domain-containing protein: MTLVEGIVMVGSVSAIAWLNWYFFFAVPKTQQAAVDGAGLQEALVRVDGGYSPSAIQVEAGRPVRLSFDRADTSGCSEEVVLPDFGIRKFLPTGAVTSVEFTPTQAGTYQFTCGMGMLRGRLVVTSR, encoded by the coding sequence ATGACACTCGTGGAAGGAATCGTCATGGTCGGCAGCGTGTCGGCCATCGCCTGGCTCAACTGGTACTTCTTCTTCGCCGTTCCCAAGACCCAGCAGGCGGCGGTGGATGGGGCCGGGCTCCAGGAAGCGCTGGTCCGGGTCGACGGCGGGTACTCACCTTCCGCGATTCAGGTCGAGGCGGGACGACCGGTAAGGCTCAGCTTCGATCGGGCCGACACGTCCGGCTGCTCGGAGGAGGTGGTCCTGCCGGACTTCGGCATCCGGAAGTTCCTGCCGACCGGCGCCGTGACCTCGGTGGAGTTCACGCCGACGCAGGCCGGCACCTACCAGTTCACGTGCGGCATGGGCATGCTGCGCGGTCGGCTCGTGGTCACCAGCCGTTGA
- the murJ gene encoding murein biosynthesis integral membrane protein MurJ: MTRPSGPSLTRTAGLVGSATMASRILGLVREQVLAHAFGASHQMDAFNVAFRLPNLVRDLFAEGAMTAAFVPTFSRTLTREGKDAAWTLGRRAITALLLVTSTIALAGIVFAEPMTRAFAGEFAQVPGKFELTVRLTRLMFPFLPLVAVAVAAMGMLNALGRFFVPALAPATFNVASIACILLLVPLMPSLGLEPVTALAVAVLAGGLGQVLLQWPQLRAEGFRFRPDFAPRDPGLREILLLMGPGTLGVAATQFNVYVSTVLATSQQPGAVSWLNYAFRILYLPIGLFGVSIASASLPLISQHAAREDTPAVRRTVAHAMRLILTLTVPASAGLLALAVPIVRVIFERGRFLPSDTQAAALALMAYAPGLIGYSAVKVLSPTFYALRDSRTPVVISVTAVLMNAALSLAFVGRLGYVGLALGTALASLLNAGLLMLLLRRRIGGIEAGRLASTFVRIGLASAVMAAAAWGSHAWMASHLFTGAAFVSQVARVAVAIGFALLVLVVAARALRIEEFDEASSRLLRRLRGRSRSASRDDA; the protein is encoded by the coding sequence GTGACGCGCCCGTCCGGCCCCTCCCTGACCCGAACCGCTGGACTGGTCGGCAGCGCGACGATGGCCAGCCGGATCCTCGGGCTGGTACGCGAGCAGGTGCTCGCGCATGCCTTCGGCGCCAGCCACCAGATGGACGCGTTCAACGTCGCGTTCCGCCTGCCGAACCTGGTCCGCGACCTGTTTGCCGAGGGCGCGATGACCGCTGCCTTCGTGCCGACCTTCAGCCGCACGCTCACCCGCGAGGGCAAGGACGCGGCCTGGACGCTCGGGCGGCGCGCCATCACGGCGCTGCTGCTGGTGACCTCGACCATCGCGCTGGCCGGCATCGTCTTCGCCGAGCCGATGACCCGCGCGTTCGCCGGCGAGTTCGCGCAGGTGCCGGGCAAGTTCGAGCTCACGGTGCGGCTCACCCGGCTCATGTTCCCGTTCCTGCCGCTGGTGGCCGTCGCCGTGGCGGCGATGGGCATGCTGAACGCGCTCGGCCGCTTCTTCGTGCCGGCGCTCGCGCCGGCCACCTTCAACGTCGCCTCCATCGCCTGCATCCTGCTGCTCGTGCCGCTCATGCCTTCGCTCGGCCTCGAGCCGGTGACGGCGTTGGCCGTGGCGGTGCTGGCCGGCGGACTCGGCCAGGTGCTGCTGCAGTGGCCGCAGTTGCGCGCGGAAGGGTTCCGCTTCCGGCCCGACTTCGCGCCGCGCGATCCGGGGCTGCGCGAGATCCTGCTGCTGATGGGGCCGGGCACGCTCGGCGTCGCGGCGACGCAGTTCAACGTGTACGTGAGCACGGTGCTGGCCACCAGCCAGCAGCCGGGCGCCGTGTCCTGGCTCAACTACGCGTTCCGCATCCTCTACCTGCCCATCGGCCTGTTCGGGGTGTCGATCGCCAGCGCCTCGCTGCCCTTGATCTCGCAGCACGCGGCGCGCGAGGACACGCCAGCCGTGCGACGCACCGTGGCGCACGCCATGCGCCTGATCCTGACGCTCACCGTGCCGGCCAGCGCCGGCCTGCTGGCCCTCGCCGTCCCGATCGTGCGCGTCATCTTCGAGCGCGGGCGCTTCCTGCCCAGTGACACGCAGGCGGCCGCGCTGGCGTTGATGGCGTACGCGCCAGGCCTGATCGGCTACTCGGCGGTCAAGGTGCTGTCGCCCACCTTCTACGCGTTGCGCGACAGCCGGACGCCGGTCGTGATCAGCGTCACCGCCGTGCTGATGAACGCCGCCCTGAGCCTCGCCTTCGTCGGGCGCCTCGGCTACGTCGGCCTGGCGCTCGGCACGGCGCTGGCCTCGCTGCTCAACGCCGGACTGCTGATGCTGCTGCTCCGTCGTCGCATCGGCGGCATCGAGGCCGGCCGTCTCGCCTCGACCTTCGTGCGCATCGGCCTGGCAAGTGCCGTCATGGCGGCGGCCGCGTGGGGCTCGCACGCCTGGATGGCGTCGCACCTGTTCACGGGCGCCGCCTTCGTCTCGCAGGTCGCCCGCGTGGCCGTGGCCATCGGGTTCGCCCTGCTGGTGCTGGTGGTGGCGGCGCGAGCGCTGCGGATCGAGGAGTTCGACGAGGCGTCCAGCCGACTGCTGCGCCGCTTGCGGGGCCGGAGTCGCTCCGCGTCGAGAGACGATGCCTGA
- a CDS encoding rhomboid family intramembrane serine protease translates to MPRPPSYGRVSYQFGPGPLTPAVKALLIANGVAFLAQLVSSALTIWGGLTPAAVLESLWLWQPFTYMFLHAGLTHLVFNMLALWMFGVELEQLWGTRAFARFYLLCGLGAAATTILASLLPFDFASMLYVTPTVGASGAIYGLLAAFGMTFANRPIYMYFLFPVPARIFVLITGAITLFLSITSSGGTMAHLAHLGGLLTGWLLLMRGRGGLTAELKYRYTKWRLQRARRKFDVHQGGRGGWNVH, encoded by the coding sequence GTGCCCCGCCCACCCAGCTACGGTCGCGTCTCGTATCAGTTCGGCCCCGGCCCACTGACACCGGCGGTCAAGGCACTGCTCATCGCCAACGGCGTGGCGTTCCTGGCCCAGTTGGTGTCGTCGGCGCTGACGATCTGGGGCGGACTCACGCCGGCCGCCGTGCTCGAGTCGCTCTGGCTCTGGCAGCCGTTCACCTACATGTTCCTGCACGCGGGGCTCACGCACCTCGTGTTCAACATGCTGGCGCTGTGGATGTTCGGCGTCGAACTCGAGCAGTTGTGGGGCACGCGGGCCTTCGCGCGCTTCTACCTGCTGTGCGGGCTCGGTGCGGCCGCAACCACCATCCTGGCGTCCCTGCTGCCGTTCGACTTCGCGTCGATGCTGTACGTCACGCCGACCGTCGGCGCGTCGGGCGCCATCTACGGCCTGCTCGCGGCGTTCGGCATGACGTTCGCCAACCGCCCGATCTACATGTACTTCCTGTTTCCGGTGCCGGCACGCATCTTCGTGCTGATCACCGGCGCGATCACGCTGTTCCTTTCGATCACCTCGTCGGGCGGCACGATGGCCCACCTGGCGCACCTCGGCGGCCTGCTCACCGGGTGGCTGCTGCTGATGCGAGGCCGCGGCGGCCTGACGGCCGAGTTGAAGTACCGCTACACGAAGTGGCGCCTGCAGCGCGCCCGCCGGAAGTTCGACGTCCATCAGGGCGGTCGCGGTGGGTGGAATGTGCACTAG
- a CDS encoding enoyl-CoA hydratase/isomerase family protein — MQHISLDREEGILVITLARGKANALTHEMVDELNQALNHARVDDRTHGVVITSAGPKVFCSGFDVEEVFKYPPDVLTRYMRRFIELFDNLRTLPKPTVAGLNGHCYAGGAILALACDERLMAEGDFQFALNEVSLGVVLPARMLRAMAAVLPGATARQMFLEGHVYKAQDAQQHGIVEELVPAGNVRHRALTIARQLASRPPRAFAAHKQALVEAAGGPPYTPDEVARMAEEFSAVWFDEECRCYRDLLVSRMQAR, encoded by the coding sequence GTGCAACACATCTCGCTCGACCGGGAAGAAGGCATCCTCGTCATCACGCTCGCCAGGGGCAAGGCCAATGCCCTGACCCACGAGATGGTGGACGAGCTCAACCAGGCCCTCAACCATGCGCGCGTCGACGACCGTACCCACGGCGTGGTGATCACGAGCGCCGGGCCGAAGGTCTTCTGCAGCGGGTTCGACGTCGAGGAGGTCTTCAAGTACCCACCCGACGTGCTGACGCGCTACATGCGGCGGTTCATCGAGCTGTTCGACAACCTGCGGACGCTGCCCAAGCCGACCGTCGCCGGCCTGAATGGCCACTGCTATGCCGGCGGCGCCATCCTCGCGCTGGCCTGCGACGAGCGACTGATGGCCGAAGGGGACTTCCAGTTCGCCCTCAACGAGGTGTCGCTGGGCGTCGTGCTGCCGGCGCGCATGCTGCGCGCCATGGCTGCCGTCCTGCCCGGCGCGACGGCCCGGCAGATGTTCCTCGAGGGGCACGTCTACAAGGCCCAGGACGCGCAGCAGCACGGGATCGTCGAGGAGCTGGTGCCGGCGGGCAACGTGCGACATCGCGCGCTGACCATCGCGCGCCAGCTCGCGTCGAGGCCGCCCCGCGCGTTCGCTGCGCACAAGCAGGCGCTGGTGGAAGCCGCGGGCGGACCGCCCTACACGCCGGACGAAGTGGCCCGGATGGCCGAGGAGTTCAGCGCCGTGTGGTTCGACGAGGAGTGTCGCTGTTACCGCGACCTGCTCGTCTCCAGGATGCAGGCCAGGTAG
- a CDS encoding response regulator transcription factor, with protein MDILLIAPSARRRDLLRERLAGAGLSAMAEAALPSDADDVTASVGLADAVPEGREWMQALMPLQGLAVVGAPPQAVDRLRDLALTGWAALPVDVSPSQLRRALEMVDAGYAVAPGDWMRPAPAGVAVRAEGADDLQEAILTDREQDVLDLLAEGLSNQRIAERLGISPHTVKFHVASIYGKLDARTRTQAVRHALDRGLLHI; from the coding sequence ATGGACATCCTCCTCATCGCCCCGTCGGCGCGCCGGCGGGATCTGCTTCGTGAACGCCTCGCAGGTGCCGGGCTGTCGGCCATGGCGGAGGCGGCCCTGCCGAGCGACGCCGACGACGTGACGGCGTCGGTGGGGTTGGCCGACGCGGTGCCGGAGGGGCGCGAGTGGATGCAGGCGTTGATGCCCCTGCAAGGCCTGGCCGTGGTCGGGGCACCGCCGCAGGCGGTCGATCGCCTGCGCGACCTGGCCCTGACCGGCTGGGCCGCGCTGCCCGTCGACGTCTCGCCCTCGCAGCTGCGTCGCGCGCTCGAGATGGTCGATGCCGGCTATGCCGTCGCGCCCGGAGACTGGATGCGACCGGCGCCAGCGGGCGTCGCAGTCCGCGCCGAGGGCGCCGACGACCTGCAGGAGGCCATCCTCACCGACCGCGAGCAGGACGTGCTCGACCTGCTGGCCGAGGGGCTGTCCAACCAGCGCATCGCCGAGCGCCTCGGCATCAGCCCGCACACGGTGAAGTTCCACGTCGCGTCGATCTACGGCAAGCTCGACGCCCGCACCCGCACGCAAGCCGTGCGCCACGCGCTCGATCGCGGGCTGTTGCACATCTAG
- a CDS encoding tetratricopeptide repeat protein produces MNPLRVSVVMVVLVGGVPYVGLAAQARATSRPQAAAGDTAALRAQGEAALDASRFGEAEAIFQRLVAQAPTDPVAQMQLGMARAMGGRTAEAIAPLREALRLRPDLLPARLFLGISYLELGKPKEAVPPLRQVVQADEGNANARQALAEALLSLDQYAEASVQLQALSVTQPQSPQVWAALGRSYEGVAREAFAALQGIDADSPYVWLLAADVMAVEEKYAGAFSLIKKAQAALPTLPGVHLTLARVYAASGHADWAGVEQKKAEAEKPSCEAVPVACAYLSADFQDVLARTATATQPAALYWRAKAANELANYAFDKLGKLPPSVELFTVRAGIARDQNQPLEAAAYLREALKLAPGEPGLERELAGALYAARDLEAALPLLEKLHGMTPGAPDLQVALGEALLQAQQVDRAVELLGKAVAAVPTMLPAQAALGRALVQKGDHAAAIPHLEKALAADPDGSVHYQLAQAMQRTGKPERAKLLLAEYQKRSQAAAPAAAAPADAQAITPPVP; encoded by the coding sequence ATGAACCCGTTGCGCGTGTCGGTGGTGATGGTGGTGCTCGTCGGCGGCGTGCCGTACGTGGGACTGGCCGCGCAGGCCCGGGCCACGTCCCGTCCCCAGGCTGCGGCCGGCGACACCGCGGCGTTGCGCGCGCAGGGCGAGGCTGCACTCGACGCCTCGAGGTTCGGCGAGGCCGAGGCCATCTTCCAGCGCCTGGTGGCACAGGCGCCCACCGACCCGGTGGCGCAGATGCAACTGGGGATGGCCCGCGCGATGGGCGGTCGCACCGCCGAGGCCATTGCGCCCCTGCGCGAGGCCCTGCGGCTTCGCCCCGACCTGCTGCCCGCCCGGCTCTTCCTGGGCATCTCCTATCTCGAACTCGGGAAGCCGAAGGAGGCCGTGCCGCCGTTGCGCCAGGTCGTGCAGGCCGACGAAGGCAACGCCAACGCACGCCAGGCGCTCGCCGAGGCCCTGCTGTCGCTCGACCAGTACGCCGAGGCCAGCGTGCAGTTGCAGGCCTTGTCGGTCACGCAGCCGCAGTCGCCGCAGGTCTGGGCCGCGCTCGGCCGCAGCTACGAAGGCGTTGCGCGTGAGGCATTCGCGGCGCTGCAGGGGATCGACGCCGACTCGCCTTACGTCTGGCTGCTCGCCGCCGACGTGATGGCCGTGGAGGAAAAGTACGCGGGCGCCTTCTCGCTGATCAAGAAGGCGCAGGCGGCGCTGCCGACGCTGCCAGGCGTCCACCTCACGCTGGCGCGGGTCTATGCGGCCAGCGGTCATGCCGACTGGGCCGGCGTCGAGCAGAAGAAGGCCGAGGCCGAGAAACCGTCGTGTGAGGCCGTGCCCGTCGCGTGTGCCTACCTCTCGGCAGACTTCCAGGACGTCCTGGCACGCACCGCGACCGCCACCCAGCCGGCCGCCCTCTACTGGCGGGCGAAGGCTGCCAACGAACTGGCCAACTACGCCTTCGACAAGCTCGGAAAGCTTCCGCCCTCGGTCGAGTTGTTCACCGTGCGCGCCGGCATCGCGCGCGACCAGAACCAGCCGCTCGAGGCGGCCGCGTACCTGCGCGAAGCCCTGAAGCTGGCGCCCGGGGAACCCGGGCTGGAGCGGGAACTCGCCGGGGCACTCTACGCGGCGCGTGACCTGGAGGCGGCCCTCCCGCTCCTCGAGAAGCTGCACGGCATGACGCCCGGCGCCCCCGACCTGCAGGTCGCCCTCGGCGAGGCGCTGCTGCAGGCCCAGCAGGTGGATCGCGCCGTCGAGCTGCTCGGCAAGGCGGTGGCGGCCGTCCCGACGATGCTGCCTGCACAGGCCGCGCTCGGACGTGCCCTCGTGCAGAAGGGAGACCACGCGGCCGCGATCCCGCACCTCGAGAAGGCGCTGGCCGCCGACCCCGACGGCAGCGTCCACTACCAGCTCGCGCAGGCGATGCAGCGCACGGGCAAGCCCGAGCGCGCCAAGCTGCTCCTGGCCGAGTACCAGAAGCGGTCGCAGGCCGCCGCCCCGGCCGCCGCCGCGCCTGCCGACGCCCAGGCGATCACGCCCCCGGTTCCGTGA